ttaaaatatatataatgttaaattatccccattattatatttattttttaattatttttatgggttatataaaacaattcccaaaatattcaaaaacctgatgtttttgtttatttatttttattattttatttttatttatttattattagatgaactaaatatttttgatttaaaactcttttattttttggtggAAAATCAATAGAATCAATTAGTAAATTtgacaattgaaaatttgaagaatctattgattttaaaaccaTACCacataaaaaattcaattgaaataatgatgattgatttgtttttgttctcacttttaataaagattgactatttttattagatGATAGAatgtttttgaaaatttggGTGAATCCTTTTCCAGAAGCTACACAAAGACAATTATAAAGATGATTGAttgtattatcatttaaattttcaataaaataattaataagtAATTCAAGATAATAACTTGAacatatattatataaataagaTTCTTTAGTAAAATTTGGGAAATATGTTGAACTAAAAATTTCAggtattttatcaaaaagataaaaaatatccTCAAACCtatctaaataataaagacaaataaataacattctgggtgaaattataaaatcaaatgattttgtttcaccaataataaattgtCCAACTTCTTCactatttgttgttgatattgttgaggTGAGTGGAATAAAATCATCTCTACCATAATATAAATGTGGAATATTGAAATTACCTTTAACTTGATATAACTTTGgttcaattgattcttttgaaatattattaaaaattaatttgataaGGTTTGGaattttatttggtgatGGAGCACCATATATAATATCAGAAAATCTAAATGGttgtttaaatatttcatttggtaaaaagaaattgatcaCAACTTCATTACCATTTTCTAAAGACCAACCAAATATATTTAACAAAGTGGTATTACAATAATAACcagaatcaaaaaaaaatgaatataataaaGGTTTTGAAATTGctctttttaattgatccaataatatatttacattatattttttttcattatttttatttccatttgTGAACCAATTACtatattttacaaaatataATTGTAACTTTTTACCAATACTTtccattattttttcaatatgatcaataatattaacatgattattattccaattttgattttgatcaTCAAATAAAGTAGTTTCATTtctataattttcaaaaaaaaagtcgacaatttcatttttattaatatattgaaaattgaTTGATATAATATAAGAGATACTTGGAAATTGTGTTTTTGAGTTTTGAGCAAGTTGtaacttttttattgttttaattagaTGGTCAATTAATTCTGTATCGTTAGTTGAAAATACAACTCtacaaaatgaattaaaacttgtaaaattaaaattagatccaatattttgaaatgaGACtccattttcaatatctaaaatttttgataCTAATTCTAATCTTTGATTTCTTTCAAGTTgttgatcaattaaaatacttttaaaaaatattaaacaatcATCATATttcttaataaaaaatccaCAAAATATTTCATATAATTGACtaacattcattttttttttaaaatataaataataatgaaatggTCTCATTAAATTTCTATCATGTTTTCCTtcttcaataatttttaaaaataaataaattgatttataatattttttaataatatcttttaaatcactgcaattattattgtttgttattaatattggagtggtggtagtggttttTGTTTGATTCAATAGATTTTTAATTGTcgaatttaattga
This region of Dictyostelium discoideum AX4 chromosome 3 chromosome, whole genome shotgun sequence genomic DNA includes:
- a CDS encoding SAP DNA-binding domain-containing protein, which produces MVNNNKRKEIENQENDNDDDNDGLLTYKKFKDVDYDSIRSKELQTIAKSLGLPNNGKKQEVYKRIEGYFLSKKVKNDLTNSTTNQPPQLQQKQPQQKQYVLLIKDVDQLEIYFWKAFRNMIIFKNIFSNFKSKQFGYHDLIGINENFLKSYSNSLEIIKDNIKGNINHQIIRSVNDIVNIIKTLKKKDNETISFYTTLFSTFSSSSSTTTTMQSTKSLIFQFDENIDLWIQRMILNENLVALDQFIKFFKINSDVLKKSIEMHINPSFFNVFSYNNLKIYNYLKSINAIPTSHIKQRFSNIDLSESLSFDYKFKRLIKSYKLLVDPTKFKEIREIHQQQQQQQQQQQQQQQQQQQEQQKQQEQKQQQQEQEQQQQQQQQQQQQQQQQQEQQQQQEQQQQEQQQEQEQQQQQQQEEQQQEQQQQQQQQQQQQEQQEQEQQQQQQQQQQQQQQQQQQQQQQQQQQQQQQQQQQQQQQQQQQQQQQQQQQQQQQQQQQREGRQLQILDYIEKLDQLILELNEIQFSHFTDDQLNSTIKNLLNQTKTTTTTPILITNNNNCSDLKDIIKKYYKSIYLFLKIIEEGKHDRNLMRPFHYYLYFKKKMNVSQLYEIFCGFFIKKYDDCLIFFKSILIDQQLERNQRLELVSKILDIENGVSFQNIGSNFNFTSFNSFCRVVFSTNDTELIDHLIKTIKKLQLAQNSKTQFPSISYIISINFQYINKNEIVDFFFENYRNETTLFDDQNQNWNNNHVNIIDHIEKIMESIGKKLQLYFVKYSNWFTNGNKNNEKKYNVNILLDQLKRAISKPLLYSFFFDSGYYCNTTLLNIFGWSLENGNEVVINFFLPNEIFKQPFRFSDIIYGAPSPNKIPNLIKLIFNNISKESIEPKLYQVKGNFNIPHLYYGRDDFIPLTSTISTTNSEEVGQFIIGETKSFDFIISPRMLFICLYYLDRFEDIFYLFDKIPEIFSSTYFPNFTKESYLYNICSSYYLELLINYFIENLNDNTINHLYNCLCVASGKGFTQIFKNILSSNKNSQSLLKVRTKTNQSSLFQLNFLCGMVLKSIDSSNFQLSNLLIDSIDFPPKNKRVLNQKYLVHLIINK